The window CGCTCCGACATTGCTTAAAAAGCCACTGACACCCTGCCGATTTACTTCCGGTATACCTCCGGAATTACTCGATATGACCGGGGTTCTGTTTATCATGGCTTCCAATGCTGCCAAACCAAAGCTTTCCGTTTCTGACGGCAGTAGAAAAAGATCTGAAAAACATAGAATCTTGTCTATTTCCGTACTATTTCCCAGAAACAAAACCTGGTTGGCAATTCCTAGTTCATCGCACAATCGTTCAGCATATTCTTTTTCCGGTCCTTCTCCGACCATAATCAGTTTGGAAGGTATTTCCTCTTGTATTCTATAAAATATCTTAATTACATCCGGAATCCGCTTCACCTTTCTAAAGTTACTGATATGCGTAATAATTCTTTCCTGCGGCAAAGCCATCATTCCCCTGTTACAATCTGTAAACTGTTGCCCGTACTTACCGGAATCAATAAAATTCGGAATGACATCAATATCTACTTCAACATTAAAAAATTTCTCCGTATCGTCTTTTAAACTTTTAGAAACCGAGGTTACAACATCTGATTTATTGATACTAAAAGTAACTGCCGGTTTGTAGAACGGATGGTTCCCTACCAATGTAATATCCGTACCGTGAAGCGTTGTGACCATAGGAAGGTTTATCCCTTCCTCCTTCAACATTTGTTTAGCCATATATCCTGCATAAGCATGGGGTATCGCATAATGTACATGTAATAATTCGATTCCATACATTTTTACCATGTCTACAAGCTTGCTCGACAATGCCAACTCATAGGGCTGGTAATGAAATAACGGATATTCCGGCACATGTACTTCATGAAAATATATATTTCCTGTGAGTAATGCCAGTCTTACCGGTTGTTTATAGGTAATGAAATGAATTTCATGTCCTCTTGCGGCCAGAGCCATTCCTAACTCTGTGGCTACAACTCCGCTTCCTCCGAAGGTAGGGTAACAAACTATAGCTATTTTCATGGATATTTACTTATTAAGACAAATTATCGGATAATTTAGTCTTAAAGTTTCAGATAAAATTACAACTTCGTATTGGTAAAATCGTTACAATTATGTTAAAGCGAAGAAACAGGGCATTAAAGACCTTGTTGTCAGTATATAATATTTATTCAATAATGGAATCATAGATGTATTCCTGAATAATGGTACGTACCCCTTCCGTAATTAATTTACGGTTTTCCATTGTCGGGTAGGTTCTGTTAGACAGAAAAACATACACCAGTTCTTGTTCTGGATCTGCCCAGGTATACGTTCCTGTAAAACCACTGTGACCAAAGCTTGTCATTGAGACACACCCGCAGGTCGGTCCTGATTTACCTAATTGGGGCTTGTCGAACCCCACGCCTCTCCTGTTATCTTCAGGACAAAAATAACAAGTATTAAAACGGTCGATAGTTGAAGGCTTGAAAAAATTCTTTCCCCCGTAATATCCTTTCTGCAAGTACATTTGCATAATTTTTGCCACGTCGTTGGCAGTACTAAAAAGTCCGGCATGTCCTCCTACGCCCCCCTGCATTGCAGCCCCCATATCGTGTACATACCCCTGTATTGTCTGATCTCTAAAATAATCGTCTATTTCTGAAGGAACAATATCTCCTTTTCTAAACTTGGTCAGGGGATTAAAGGTCGTGTGAAAGGCTCCCAGAGGTTTATACAATTGCTCCTGGGTAATTTCGGACAGGGAATTTTTATAATGGTCTTCTATATACTTTTTTATGATGAAATACCCGAGATCACTATATCTGTATTGCAGACGTGACAACAGGTCTGAATCTTTTATCTCTTTGTATATAGAGTCTTTCAAGTCTTTCCTTATATACATATTATCAGCTACTTTCACAGCATATTTGTCTGTTTTTTCCCTGCTGTAATACTTCGGCATTGGCTTTTTTGTGGCACTGTCTAACGTACTGATATAAAAAGGTATCCAGGGCTTTAATCTTGCATAATGCGACAATACCTTTAATAAAGAAAGGTCTGCTTTGTTACTGTTCTGAAGATCAGGCAACATTTGTCCCAATCTGGTGTTAAAATCTATCACGCCATCTTCTTCAAGTCTCATTACAACCGGAAGTGTTGCTAATATTTTAGTAAGCGATGCCAGGTCGTATAAATCAGTTTCCTGAACTTTTCTCTCGCCTCCGTATATATGCCTCCCATAAGATTTATTATAGACGACACGCCCTTTTCTTGCAATTAAAAGTTGCAATCCGGGCGCCATTCCTGACTTAATGGTAAGCTGAGCCATTGAGTCTACCTTTTTTAACCCTTCTGTACTCATTCCTACACTTTCCGGAAGACCGTACTGAAGCCTCTTTATATTATTAACAGAAACAGAAATTCCGACAGGTAATTCATTATTGGAAGTTACCGGAAGTATCCCTTTGGCAGACAAGCCTCCAAAAATTACTTGAGCAGATTTGTCCTGCGCCACGGTATTATTCTGATAACTTACGATAATACCTTCGATATTGGTGATGGTCTGTAAGTCTAATAATGCATAAGGCTTGACAAACACGTCCAATATAACATCCTTTACCCTTCCTAATTCATACAACCATACCTTTTCCTTATCTGTAAACTTATAGGCTTTCCAGGGGCTGGCATCAGATTTATGAAGCCCTACAATAACAGTATTATAAGGTTCCAGTTTCTTTATCAGGTCTGCAAGGTTATCGGCTGAAACCTGATCTACCTGAGTGTACTTCTGCATCGATTGTAAAAAGGCAGCTCCGCTATCATCGCCAAACTTCACATATGCTATTTTCTTCTTTTCAAGGTTTTTAACAGGTAAAATCCCGTATTTATTCTGTACGACCGTAATGGCATTTTCTACAACTTCTTCTCTTAAAACATAATCGTCCAATGCATTGAGGTCTGCATCTAAATTTTTCGTGTCTACATCGGTATAGTTATAGAGCCCTACCTTATACTTTGCTTTTAATATCTTTTTCACGGAATGTTCAAGGCGCTCTTCCGTAATAGTTCCGTTATTATAAGCACTAATTATTTTTTCGATGGCTCTGGGCGTATTCGCAGAAATCAATAAAACATCATTTCCTGCTAAAAAGGCCATCAAGTCCACTTCTCCCGGATCAGCATGATTTGCTACGCCTTTCATTTCCATAGCATCTGTAAATATGAGTCCTTTGAACATCAATCGTTCCTTCAGCAGTTCCGTTACTATGGTTTTTGATAAGGTGGACGGAAAATTGCTTCGCGATTCCAAACCAGGAACATTCAAATGTGCCACCATTACACTGGCAAGGCCCTCAGAAAATAACTTTTTATACGGATATAATTCAATAGAATCTATCCGTTCTTTTGAAAAAGAAATCGTCGGTAAGGTTTTGTGAGAATCCGATTCCGTATCGCCATGTCCGGGAAAATGCTTTGCATTGGCTAAAACCCCCGCTGACTGCATTCCCTTTGTAAATGCCAAAGCCTTACGAGTTACATTGTCCCTGTCTTCTCCGAAGGACCTGTTACCGATAATAGGATTTTCAGGATTGGTATTGATATCAATATCGGGGGCAAAATTTATATGCATTCCCAGGCGTTTGGTATGCTCTCCAATACGACGTCCGACTTTTTCTATAATTTTATCATCTGCTACGGCTCCAAGCATCATGTTGTACGGATAGGCAAAAGTAGAATCCAAACGCATTGCCAATCCCCATTCGGCATCCATGGCCATCAGCATTTTAGTTTTGGACAATGCCTGTAATTTATTATTTAACAGGGCTTGTTTATAAGGTGCTCCTTTTGAGAAAATAACCCCTCCTACCTGATAATCCTTAACAAGTCTTTCCACCTCTTCAACATGCTTTTGATTTCCGTTTGAATAAGCGCGGATCATAAATAACTGTCCGACTTTTTCCTCCACGGTCATACCGTTATAAACACTGTCAACCCATTGACGTTGTGCATTTGTATCGGGTGCCAGTAACGGGTCAGTCTGTGCCAGACTCACGTTCAGCAATAATATAAATATGAAAAAAGGAACATTAAATCGCTTTTTTATAATCATGATAAAGGGCAATTTTTATTTATGAATATACGTTGACAACGACAAAAATCAAGCCAAAATTGTGTTAATTAAGGGATGCTCCCGGCTACTTCATAAACCTGGCATGCCAGCTATCCCTGGCCGGTACTTCCCAATAATTCAAATATTCCTCCTTATTGGTTACCAAATTATTGAAGACAATAGTATTTAATGAAACCGCTTTATCCTTTGCCATTTTTTTGAAGTCCAGTAATGGTTTATAGGCTATAAAATCACCTTGTCTGTAGGATACATTCATTTTATCTAAAAGATCTACACTGTAATCTTGTTCGAGTTGTTGGATAAACCGGACAGAAGCATCGATAGAACAACCTGAGGCGTTATTAAACTCCTGATCGAGTGCCAAAACGATAAACCGTTTATATCTTATCTGGAAACCGGCTTTCAGGCCGGCCCCATGAGCTGTCCATTCTTCTACAAAATTATGAAGTTTTGATAAAATTTCTTCTAATTCTTCCTCCGTAAATGATCTGTTTGCCTGATATATCCATACCCTTGAATTTTCGGGTAACGCTTCAAAATCTACTAACATATTCCTTTCTTAATAATTTATAAATCCTCTGCATTTGCAATCAATTCTGCTACATCCATCACCTGTAACCCGGCTTCTTTTTCCTTGCTTTTAACGCCATCGGTCATCATGGTATTACAGAAAGGACAAGCAGCTGCAATGATATCCGGCTTGGTTTCCAATGCCTGCTCGGTGCGCTCAACATTAACGTCTTTATTTCCTTTTTCGGGTTCTTTAAACATCTGGGCCCCGCCTGCACCACAGCAAAAGCCTTTTTTACGGCAGTTTTTCATTTCTACCAATTCTGCATCGAGCTTTTTTATTAAATCGCGTGGCGCCTCGTATACATTGTTCGCTCTTCCCAGATAACACGGATCATGAAATGTAATTCTTTTTCCTTTAAATTGTCCGCCCTCTACGGTTAAACGTCCATCGTCTAAAAGCGATTTTAAAAATTGTGTATGATGCACAACTTCATACTCGCCTCCCAGGGCCGGATATTCATTTTTAATTGTATTAAAGCAATGAGGACAAGCCGTAACGATCTTCTTAATTTCATAAGCGTTCATAACCTCTATATTGGTTACAGCCTGCATTTGAAACAAGAATTCATTTCCTGAACGCTTGGCAGGATCGCCTGTACAACTTTCTTCAGTTCCCAAAACAGCAAATTCAACATTAGCCCTGTTCAGTATTTTTACAAAAGCTTTAGTTATTTTTTTTGCTCTATCGTCAAAACTTCCGGCACAACCTACCCAGAATAAAACTTCCGGAGATTTTCCTTGTGCCATCATTTCCGCCATTGTAGGTACCTTTATGCTGTCGCTCATTATTTTATTGTATTTTAAAACAGGTTGTCTGAAAAGTCTGTTTTTCGTCAAACTGAACTCGTCTCAGGCCCTCACAGCAACCTGTGAGTCAACATCATGAGATTCTGAAATAAATTCAGAATGACACTTTTGACACCTTTTCAGACAACCTCCCCTGAATCATTCTAATTAATCGTGTTTACCGTCATCAAACACCTGAATCGTAACTTCTTTATCTACCAAATCGGTAAATTTACCATTATAACGGGTTGCCTTTACTAAATGGTTGTCAACCCAGTGATAATTTCCTCCTCTTGGTTTCCCCATCACCATTCCGTGGTATTTAAATCCGTGTCTGTTCAACCAGTCTTCGGTAACGTCTCTATGTTCTTCCGTTCTTGAAGTAAAGAAATAAATAATATGCCCTTCTTTATACCATCTGTTTAATGTTTCCAATGCATCGGGATATACATTGGCCGTAGCCATACGTTCTGGTTCTTCATTTGGTATGTCATCACAAATGGTACCGTCAATGTCTATTAAATAGTTTTTAATCCCATCAGGTAACACCGGACTTACATGCGCTCCTTCTTCCAATTTCTCATGCAATAATCTCGCTACTTCTTCCTTTTTCATTTTTCTGTTCTTAAAATTTAAATTTAAAGTTTATAAAATTAGTTAATGTTTGTCAGGCTTCATCTTTCCAGTTAAGTCTATCCATCTGATTATAAGGCCACGGAGCCCCATTATTTTCAATATTCCCCATCATGTTGTTTAGTTCTGCCGGTGCTGCAGACTGCTCCATGACAAGATAACGTCTCATATCTATAATAATGGACAGCGGATTAATATTAACAGGACAGGCTTCTACGCATGCATTACAAGACGTACACGCCCATAGTTCTTCCCTGGTTATATAATTATCTAACAGTTGGTTTCCGTCGTCTTTAAACTCTCCTCCATTTGCATCGATATTCTTTCCGACCTCTTCTAAACGGTCTCTCGTATCCATCATTATTTTTCGAGGCGATAAAAGTTTTCCGGTCTGATTAGCCGGACATTCACTTGTACAACGTCCACATTCAGTACAGGTGTAAGCATTTAATAACTGAACCCAATTCAGGTCTGACACATCTGAAGCTCCGAACTTCTCCGGTTCTGTACCTTCGTGCTCATTAGCCGTCGGTGCAGCAAAAGGATCTGCATTCGGATCGAGCATTAGTTTTACTTCGTTGGTTACAGCTTCCAGGTTATCCAGCTTCCCTTTGGGCTGCAGGTTGGCATACCACGTATTGGGAAAGGCCAGTAATATGTGTAAATGTTTCGAGTAGTACAGATAATTCAAGAAAAATAATATCCCTACGATATGCAACCACCATGCTGTTCTTTCTATAACGATAAGTGTCGATGCCGGTAAATCGCTGAAAACAGGGCTTAAAATCTGACTTACAGGAAATGCCCCTGCTTGGGTGTAGTGTTCTGCGTCCAATTGTTGTAATTGAAAATCTGCAGCATTCATGGTTAAGAACAAGCACATCAAAACTGCTTCTATGTACAAAATGTAGTTGGCATCTTTTTTGGGCCACCCTTTCATTTCCGGGTTCCAGAAACGTTTTAACTTAATAATATTTCTCCTTACCCAAAATACAAACACGGCAATTATGACCAATAAAGCCAGTACTTCAAAAGAACCTATCAGAAAATCATATCCGTTTCCTAAAAATGCGAACACCCTGTGCGTACCGAGAAGACCGTCTATAATAATCTCTAATACCTCTATATTAATAATAACAAACCCCACATAAACTATAATATGCATAATTCCGGCAACAGGACGCACCACCATTTTACCTTGTCCCAGTGCAATGCGTATCATGTTGTTCCATCGGGCAGCCCGGTTGTCTGTACGATCTATGCTTCTGCCAAGTTTTATGTTACGTATTAATTTTTTCACGTTTTTAACAAAAAAAACAATTCCGAAAATCAGAACAAATGCAAAAAGTATGTTTGGTATCCAATTCATATTAATTGTTGTTTGGTTCTTCTACAGGCGCTTCATAGGCTTTTTGTTTTTTTCCGAATAACGAAAAATGAACATATCGTTTCGGGTTTAACCTCATATCTTCCAAAAGCAGCTCTAATTGTCCCGAGGCCTCAGAAAGGTTGGAGTAAAGTGTTTCGTCTTTCATTAACTTCCCTAAAGAGCCTTCTCCTTGCTGCATTTGC of the Zhouia spongiae genome contains:
- the bshA gene encoding N-acetyl-alpha-D-glucosaminyl L-malate synthase BshA gives rise to the protein MKIAIVCYPTFGGSGVVATELGMALAARGHEIHFITYKQPVRLALLTGNIYFHEVHVPEYPLFHYQPYELALSSKLVDMVKMYGIELLHVHYAIPHAYAGYMAKQMLKEEGINLPMVTTLHGTDITLVGNHPFYKPAVTFSINKSDVVTSVSKSLKDDTEKFFNVEVDIDVIPNFIDSGKYGQQFTDCNRGMMALPQERIITHISNFRKVKRIPDVIKIFYRIQEEIPSKLIMVGEGPEKEYAERLCDELGIANQVLFLGNSTEIDKILCFSDLFLLPSETESFGLAALEAMINRTPVISSNSGGIPEVNRQGVSGFLSNVGAVDEMAANAIKILEDDAVLEQFKHGACEQAMKFDINNVVPLYEEIYQKAFSLV
- a CDS encoding glycoside hydrolase family 3 N-terminal domain-containing protein, whose product is MIIKKRFNVPFFIFILLLNVSLAQTDPLLAPDTNAQRQWVDSVYNGMTVEEKVGQLFMIRAYSNGNQKHVEEVERLVKDYQVGGVIFSKGAPYKQALLNNKLQALSKTKMLMAMDAEWGLAMRLDSTFAYPYNMMLGAVADDKIIEKVGRRIGEHTKRLGMHINFAPDIDINTNPENPIIGNRSFGEDRDNVTRKALAFTKGMQSAGVLANAKHFPGHGDTESDSHKTLPTISFSKERIDSIELYPYKKLFSEGLASVMVAHLNVPGLESRSNFPSTLSKTIVTELLKERLMFKGLIFTDAMEMKGVANHADPGEVDLMAFLAGNDVLLISANTPRAIEKIISAYNNGTITEERLEHSVKKILKAKYKVGLYNYTDVDTKNLDADLNALDDYVLREEVVENAITVVQNKYGILPVKNLEKKKIAYVKFGDDSGAAFLQSMQKYTQVDQVSADNLADLIKKLEPYNTVIVGLHKSDASPWKAYKFTDKEKVWLYELGRVKDVILDVFVKPYALLDLQTITNIEGIIVSYQNNTVAQDKSAQVIFGGLSAKGILPVTSNNELPVGISVSVNNIKRLQYGLPESVGMSTEGLKKVDSMAQLTIKSGMAPGLQLLIARKGRVVYNKSYGRHIYGGERKVQETDLYDLASLTKILATLPVVMRLEEDGVIDFNTRLGQMLPDLQNSNKADLSLLKVLSHYARLKPWIPFYISTLDSATKKPMPKYYSREKTDKYAVKVADNMYIRKDLKDSIYKEIKDSDLLSRLQYRYSDLGYFIIKKYIEDHYKNSLSEITQEQLYKPLGAFHTTFNPLTKFRKGDIVPSEIDDYFRDQTIQGYVHDMGAAMQGGVGGHAGLFSTANDVAKIMQMYLQKGYYGGKNFFKPSTIDRFNTCYFCPEDNRRGVGFDKPQLGKSGPTCGCVSMTSFGHSGFTGTYTWADPEQELVYVFLSNRTYPTMENRKLITEGVRTIIQEYIYDSIIE
- a CDS encoding ABC transporter ATPase; protein product: MLVDFEALPENSRVWIYQANRSFTEEELEEILSKLHNFVEEWTAHGAGLKAGFQIRYKRFIVLALDQEFNNASGCSIDASVRFIQQLEQDYSVDLLDKMNVSYRQGDFIAYKPLLDFKKMAKDKAVSLNTIVFNNLVTNKEEYLNYWEVPARDSWHARFMK
- a CDS encoding (Fe-S)-binding protein yields the protein MSDSIKVPTMAEMMAQGKSPEVLFWVGCAGSFDDRAKKITKAFVKILNRANVEFAVLGTEESCTGDPAKRSGNEFLFQMQAVTNIEVMNAYEIKKIVTACPHCFNTIKNEYPALGGEYEVVHHTQFLKSLLDDGRLTVEGGQFKGKRITFHDPCYLGRANNVYEAPRDLIKKLDAELVEMKNCRKKGFCCGAGGAQMFKEPEKGNKDVNVERTEQALETKPDIIAAACPFCNTMMTDGVKSKEKEAGLQVMDVAELIANAEDL
- a CDS encoding HAD family acid phosphatase produces the protein MKKEEVARLLHEKLEEGAHVSPVLPDGIKNYLIDIDGTICDDIPNEEPERMATANVYPDALETLNRWYKEGHIIYFFTSRTEEHRDVTEDWLNRHGFKYHGMVMGKPRGGNYHWVDNHLVKATRYNGKFTDLVDKEVTIQVFDDGKHD
- a CDS encoding 4Fe-4S dicluster domain-containing protein, whose product is MNWIPNILFAFVLIFGIVFFVKNVKKLIRNIKLGRSIDRTDNRAARWNNMIRIALGQGKMVVRPVAGIMHIIVYVGFVIINIEVLEIIIDGLLGTHRVFAFLGNGYDFLIGSFEVLALLVIIAVFVFWVRRNIIKLKRFWNPEMKGWPKKDANYILYIEAVLMCLFLTMNAADFQLQQLDAEHYTQAGAFPVSQILSPVFSDLPASTLIVIERTAWWLHIVGILFFLNYLYYSKHLHILLAFPNTWYANLQPKGKLDNLEAVTNEVKLMLDPNADPFAAPTANEHEGTEPEKFGASDVSDLNWVQLLNAYTCTECGRCTSECPANQTGKLLSPRKIMMDTRDRLEEVGKNIDANGGEFKDDGNQLLDNYITREELWACTSCNACVEACPVNINPLSIIIDMRRYLVMEQSAAPAELNNMMGNIENNGAPWPYNQMDRLNWKDEA